A single Micromonospora luteifusca DNA region contains:
- a CDS encoding ABC transporter ATP-binding protein, with the protein MTRTLRLDGVDRSFGDRQVLKNVSFEVAAGRMTGFVGANGAGKTTTMRIILGVLSPDAGEVSWGGAKLTRQDRRRFGYMPEERGLYPKMTTREQVTYLGRLHGLDAPAARRATDTLLERVGLGERGDDLLETLSLGNQQRAQIAAALVHDPEVLVLDEPFSGLDPLAVDTVVTVLRERASAGAPVLFSSHQLDVVERLCDDLVIIADGVIRAAGSRQQLRDSYTVPRYELVVASDAGWVRDHPGVTLVELDGARVVFDLPAGADEQPLLQAALARGPVRAFRPVSPSLTEIFREVTQ; encoded by the coding sequence GTGACCAGAACGCTTCGCCTCGACGGCGTCGACCGCAGCTTCGGCGACCGGCAGGTACTCAAGAACGTTTCCTTCGAGGTGGCCGCCGGCCGGATGACCGGCTTCGTCGGCGCCAACGGCGCCGGCAAGACCACCACCATGCGGATCATCCTGGGTGTGCTCTCCCCGGACGCCGGGGAGGTGAGCTGGGGTGGCGCGAAGCTGACCCGGCAGGACCGCCGACGCTTCGGTTACATGCCGGAGGAGCGGGGCCTCTACCCCAAGATGACCACCCGGGAGCAGGTCACCTACCTGGGTCGACTGCACGGCCTGGACGCCCCTGCGGCTCGGCGTGCCACCGACACGCTCCTGGAACGGGTGGGGCTCGGCGAACGCGGCGACGACCTGCTGGAGACACTGTCGCTGGGCAACCAGCAGCGCGCCCAGATCGCGGCCGCGCTGGTGCACGACCCCGAGGTGCTGGTGCTCGACGAGCCGTTCTCCGGCCTCGACCCGCTGGCCGTCGACACCGTCGTCACCGTGCTACGGGAACGGGCCTCGGCCGGAGCGCCGGTGCTCTTCTCCAGCCACCAGCTCGACGTCGTGGAGCGGCTCTGCGACGACCTGGTGATCATCGCCGACGGGGTGATCCGGGCGGCTGGCAGCCGGCAGCAACTGCGCGACTCCTACACCGTGCCCCGCTACGAACTGGTGGTGGCGAGCGACGCCGGCTGGGTGCGCGACCACCCCGGGGTGACCCTGGTCGAGTTGGACGGGGCGCGAGTGGTCTTCGACCTGCCGGCCGGCGCCGACGAACAGCCCCTGCTGCAGGCGGCCCTCGCCCGTGGCCCGGTCCGCGCCTTCCGCCCGGTCAGCCCCTCGCTCACCGAGATCTTCCGAGAGGTCACCCAGTGA